A DNA window from Arachis duranensis cultivar V14167 chromosome 3, aradu.V14167.gnm2.J7QH, whole genome shotgun sequence contains the following coding sequences:
- the LOC107480006 gene encoding 11-beta-hydroxysteroid dehydrogenase A: MAAIQKLLNIALPPLSLVLLSSFMIPFLIFKVFIYVRNLFQTDEKLENKVVLITGAASGIGEVCSTLSAVDCLVNNAGIGKPSGFKDWSNASEFTSIMDVNFWGSVYGTLCAIPHLKTSRGRIVVIASALGWFPLPRFSIYSASKAAIINYFETLRMELGCAIGITIVTPGVVKTDLGVTLIKEERIMDIIPMLSASELAESIVKSACRGDMYLTEPSWVKVLFPFKLLYPPLVDWASRLFFALSPKINNSATELKPE, encoded by the exons ATGGCTGCAATTCAGAAGCTACTGAACATTGCATTGCCCCCACTATCATTGGTGCTTCTATCCTCGTTCATGATACCTTTCCTTATCTTCAAGGTTTTTATTTATGTAAGGAATTTGTTTCAAACCGATGAAAAATTGGAAAACAAGGTTGTACTAATCACCGGGGCAGCCTCAGGGATTGGCGAGGTTTGCTCCACTCTCTC CGCAGTGGATTGTTTGGTGAATAATGCTGGAATCGGCAAGCCTTCGGGATTCAAAGATTGGAGTAATGCTTCTGAATTTACTTCAATTATG GACGTAAATTTCTGGGGATCAGTTTATGGCACTTTATGTGCAATCCCACATCTGAAAACAAGCAGAGGCAGGATCGTTGTGATTGCATCGGCTCTTGGATGGTTCCCTCTCCCAAGATTCAGTATCTATAGT GCAAGCAAGGCAGCGATTATAAACTACTTTGAGACTCTGAGGATGGAACTTGGTTGTGCTATTGGCATAACAATAGTCACACCAGGTGTGGTCAAAACGGATCTGGGAGTAACTCTAATAAAAGAG GAGCGTATAATGGACATAATTCCAATGTTATCAGCATCTGAATTAGCAGAAAGCATAGTGAAAAGCGCATGCAGGGGAGATATGTACTTGACAGAGCCATCTTGGGTCAAGGTTTTGTTTCCTTTCAAGCTGCTTTATCCTCCACTAGTAGACTGGGCCTCACGCCTCTTCTTTGCTCTTTccccaaaaataaataattctgcAACAGAGCTGAAACCAGAGTAA